A part of Desulfobacter sp. genomic DNA contains:
- a CDS encoding phospholipase A, whose translation MKKGIWGIAVLLLGLWGTAVAAAGEVAGPDLLLSAPQNAKAGTPIRFTAVFTNSTRQATAVPDKLELSVENESGGSLIVTARVQDNLGGTMVPAQGFVKKIYGFCLPEDMAGILTMSVPGNTPVMFSAAKASPGDGDGRPGAMACGTENGGEDKGEDKEIRRQFQPFLVNFSSHKPVYFLFGLDPGIQGSSFQISFKYRLFNFHGGSFGKKYLSGLENLRLAYTQQSFWDLKSDSAPFEDSRYMPELFYEYTNTDISLPWLTAWGGRAGLQHESNGRGGDLSRSTNYGYIQPFFAFKLTDQLHWKFAPKAWVYVRNEDESNGDLADYRGYFDIENKIGDPQGFVLENHFRQGRKGGTWQFDLSYPLDRIPWFRGFVDMYLHAQYVTGYSDQLLIYDQREDIIRLGFSLVR comes from the coding sequence ATGAAAAAAGGTATATGGGGCATTGCGGTACTATTGCTTGGCTTATGGGGAACGGCCGTCGCCGCTGCAGGGGAGGTGGCGGGGCCGGACCTGCTGCTGTCGGCGCCTCAAAATGCAAAGGCGGGCACCCCCATCCGGTTTACGGCTGTCTTTACCAACAGCACTAGGCAGGCAACGGCGGTACCGGACAAACTTGAGCTGTCTGTTGAGAATGAGTCCGGGGGCTCCCTAATCGTGACGGCCCGGGTTCAGGACAATTTAGGTGGGACGATGGTCCCGGCACAGGGGTTTGTCAAAAAAATCTATGGCTTTTGCCTTCCAGAGGATATGGCCGGCATTCTGACCATGTCGGTGCCCGGCAATACCCCGGTCATGTTCAGTGCTGCAAAAGCATCTCCCGGGGATGGTGACGGAAGGCCGGGGGCAATGGCCTGCGGCACTGAGAATGGGGGGGAGGATAAAGGGGAGGATAAGGAAATCCGGCGGCAGTTCCAGCCCTTTCTGGTGAATTTTTCATCACATAAGCCCGTCTATTTCCTTTTCGGCCTGGATCCGGGAATCCAGGGGTCCAGTTTTCAGATTTCCTTTAAGTACAGACTGTTTAATTTCCATGGGGGCAGCTTTGGGAAAAAGTATCTATCCGGACTGGAGAACCTGCGCCTGGCCTATACCCAGCAGTCTTTCTGGGATCTGAAATCCGATTCCGCCCCCTTTGAGGATTCAAGGTATATGCCCGAGCTGTTTTACGAGTACACGAACACCGACATCTCCCTGCCCTGGCTGACGGCATGGGGGGGAAGGGCAGGGCTCCAGCACGAGTCCAACGGCCGGGGCGGCGATCTGTCCCGGTCTACCAATTACGGATACATCCAGCCCTTTTTCGCCTTTAAATTAACGGATCAATTGCACTGGAAATTTGCGCCCAAGGCATGGGTTTACGTCCGCAATGAAGATGAAAGCAACGGGGACCTTGCCGATTACCGGGGATACTTTGATATTGAAAACAAGATCGGCGACCCCCAGGGCTTTGTATTGGAAAATCATTTCAGGCAGGGCAGAAAAGGCGGGACCTGGCAGTTTGACCTTTCCTATCCTCTGGACCGGATTCCCTGGTTCAGGGGCTTTGTGGACATGTATCTCCATGCCCAGTATGTGACCGGGTATTCGGACCAGTTGCTGATTTATGACCAGCGGGAGGATATTATCCGCCTGGGATTCTCCCTGGTAAGATAA
- a CDS encoding cytoplasmic protein, translated as MSKTVLFAFRGDPLCFIHVLLNSLDMNDRGQEGLIVLEGEAVKLVGEMSRPGHFLNALYEKAKAKGLIYGACKACATKLEALEAIKEEEIPLVGKMANHPSMGEFMEKGYRVITF; from the coding sequence ATGTCAAAAACCGTATTGTTTGCATTCCGGGGAGATCCCCTATGCTTTATCCATGTGCTGCTCAACAGCCTGGACATGAATGACCGGGGCCAGGAAGGGCTCATTGTTCTGGAAGGGGAAGCCGTAAAACTGGTGGGAGAAATGTCGCGGCCCGGGCATTTTCTCAACGCCCTTTACGAAAAAGCCAAGGCCAAAGGGCTGATCTACGGGGCCTGTAAGGCCTGCGCCACCAAGCTGGAGGCACTTGAGGCCATAAAGGAAGAAGAGATTCCCCTGGTGGGGAAAATGGCCAACCATCCTTCCATGGGGGAATTCATGGAAAAGGGATACAGAGTCATCACCTTTTAA
- a CDS encoding PaaI family thioesterase — protein MTEKAFQDYYPDEFNHCYGCGKLNQKGHQLKSRWDGDETVAYFTPKPHHTAVPGFVYGGLIASLVDCHGTGTAAAAAYREAGRPLGSDPSLRFVTASLQVDFKAPTPLGPELEIRGKIEEITPKKVIMTIEVKAEGKVCALGRVVAVRIPDTMFK, from the coding sequence ATGACGGAAAAGGCATTCCAGGATTATTATCCCGACGAATTCAACCATTGTTACGGATGCGGAAAGCTCAACCAAAAGGGCCACCAGCTCAAAAGCCGGTGGGACGGGGACGAGACCGTGGCCTATTTTACCCCCAAACCCCACCATACCGCCGTGCCCGGATTCGTATACGGGGGGCTCATCGCCTCCCTGGTGGACTGCCACGGTACCGGCACGGCAGCCGCCGCCGCATACAGGGAAGCGGGCCGCCCCCTGGGATCGGACCCTTCTCTTCGCTTTGTCACCGCCTCTTTGCAGGTGGATTTCAAAGCCCCCACCCCCCTGGGTCCGGAACTGGAGATCCGGGGTAAAATAGAGGAAATCACCCCTAAAAAAGTGATTATGACCATTGAGGTAAAGGCGGAAGGCAAGGTTTGCGCCCTGGGAAGGGTGGTGGCGGTACGCATTCCCGACACAATGTTCAAATAG
- a CDS encoding aminotransferase class III-fold pyridoxal phosphate-dependent enzyme: MTETAIKELVRTQYGIDAQLTRLAGENENYLVEADAGMAYVLKLADQDTDTGLIEVEHLAVESLIEAGLPLNLPRLIPTRNNDIEARYRAPDGGLFRGRLLAFVNGAPWCSDAPAPKARLADLGSVMGKMSRAMSAIIHPDTRRTHHWDLAEAGQHRPSVDLIQDPGRRQILEQVFLQFEAIATPRLPRLPRGPIHGDINDDNVLILGDRVAGILDFGDCLDNPLVCELAIALAYHTLDEPEPLEAAALVVEAYHRERPLDLDEIEALFPLICARLAVSVIISAQRRTIDPDRESWFVSEERAWKKLEEFSRISPASAARTLAARTDLKPYPVPGRPTQVLTEKRRQYIAPSMSLSYNRPVKMVKGRGQYLYDGKGRPYLDLYNNVCHVGHCHPHVVAAGQRQMARLNTNTRYLYDGLVDYARRLTATLPDELDTCFFLNSGSEANELALRMAKTVTGREDILVVDNAYHGHTQAMIHISPYKFMGKGGKGTPEPWVHVVPVADGYRGRHKGQGTAAGKAFGHDLGKILADMNRPVAGFITESLLSCGGQVIPPALYFKTAFDHVRQNGGLCICDEVQTGFGRTGSHFWAFESQGVVPDIVVMGKPMGNGHPMSAVVTRREIADQFANGMEFFATFGGNPVSCAIGMAVLDVIENEGLQAHAQKVGAHLLEGLMALKDRHPLIGDVRGMGLFIGIELVQDRESLAPAADKAGRAVNLLREEGILLGTDGPFDNVIKIKPPMVITEADADMFVRVFDRILTGIQG, encoded by the coding sequence ATGACAGAGACAGCAATAAAGGAACTGGTCAGAACCCAGTACGGCATTGATGCCCAATTGACACGGCTGGCCGGAGAAAACGAAAATTATCTTGTGGAAGCCGACGCCGGCATGGCCTATGTCCTTAAACTGGCGGACCAGGACACGGATACCGGCCTGATAGAAGTCGAACACCTGGCCGTGGAATCCCTGATCGAGGCGGGCCTTCCCTTAAACCTGCCCAGACTGATCCCCACCCGGAACAACGATATTGAAGCCCGGTACCGGGCCCCGGACGGGGGGCTTTTTCGGGGCAGGCTTCTGGCCTTTGTAAATGGCGCCCCCTGGTGTTCCGACGCCCCGGCACCCAAGGCCAGGCTGGCGGATTTGGGCAGTGTCATGGGCAAAATGTCCAGGGCCATGTCCGCCATCATCCATCCGGATACCCGGCGGACCCACCACTGGGACCTGGCAGAGGCCGGCCAGCACCGGCCTTCGGTGGATCTCATCCAGGATCCCGGCCGCCGGCAAATCCTGGAACAGGTGTTCCTGCAATTTGAGGCCATTGCCACCCCCCGTCTGCCCCGTCTGCCCAGGGGGCCCATCCACGGGGACATCAACGACGACAATGTCCTGATATTAGGGGACCGGGTGGCCGGCATCCTGGATTTCGGGGACTGCCTGGACAACCCCCTGGTCTGCGAACTGGCCATTGCCCTGGCCTACCATACCCTGGACGAACCCGAGCCCCTGGAAGCGGCGGCCCTGGTGGTGGAAGCCTACCACCGGGAACGGCCGCTGGACCTGGATGAAATCGAGGCGCTCTTCCCCCTGATCTGTGCCCGGCTGGCCGTTTCCGTCATCATATCCGCCCAGCGCCGCACCATTGATCCGGACCGGGAATCCTGGTTTGTATCAGAGGAACGGGCCTGGAAAAAACTGGAGGAATTTTCCAGAATTTCTCCTGCGTCCGCCGCCCGGACCCTGGCCGCACGCACCGACCTTAAGCCCTACCCCGTTCCGGGCCGGCCCACCCAGGTGCTGACCGAAAAACGGCGGCAGTATATCGCCCCCTCCATGTCCCTTTCCTATAACCGGCCCGTAAAAATGGTCAAAGGCCGGGGCCAATATCTCTATGACGGAAAAGGCCGCCCCTACCTGGACCTGTACAACAATGTCTGCCATGTGGGCCACTGCCATCCCCATGTGGTGGCAGCGGGCCAGCGTCAGATGGCCCGGCTCAACACCAACACCCGCTACCTTTACGACGGGCTGGTGGATTATGCCCGGCGGCTCACCGCCACCCTGCCCGATGAACTGGACACCTGCTTTTTCCTCAATTCCGGCAGCGAAGCCAATGAACTGGCCCTGCGCATGGCCAAAACCGTCACCGGCCGGGAGGATATCCTGGTGGTGGACAATGCCTACCACGGACACACCCAGGCCATGATCCACATCAGCCCCTACAAATTCATGGGCAAAGGGGGGAAAGGCACCCCGGAACCCTGGGTCCATGTGGTGCCGGTGGCCGACGGCTACCGGGGACGGCACAAGGGACAGGGAACGGCCGCCGGCAAAGCCTTTGGTCATGACCTGGGAAAAATCCTGGCGGATATGAACCGCCCCGTGGCCGGATTCATCACCGAATCCCTGCTCTCCTGCGGGGGGCAGGTCATCCCCCCTGCCCTGTATTTCAAAACCGCCTTTGACCATGTCCGGCAAAACGGGGGGCTGTGCATCTGCGACGAGGTACAGACCGGATTCGGCCGTACCGGCAGCCATTTCTGGGCCTTTGAATCCCAGGGGGTGGTGCCGGACATCGTGGTCATGGGCAAGCCCATGGGCAACGGCCACCCCATGTCCGCCGTGGTGACCCGCCGGGAGATCGCGGACCAATTTGCCAACGGCATGGAATTTTTCGCCACCTTCGGCGGCAACCCGGTTTCCTGCGCCATCGGCATGGCCGTACTGGATGTGATTGAAAATGAGGGGCTCCAGGCCCATGCCCAAAAGGTGGGTGCCCACCTGCTGGAAGGGCTCATGGCGTTGAAGGATCGCCATCCCCTCATCGGGGACGTCAGGGGGATGGGGCTATTCATCGGCATCGAACTGGTCCAGGACAGGGAGAGCCTGGCCCCGGCGGCTGATAAAGCAGGGCGGGCCGTAAACCTGCTCCGGGAGGAAGGCATTCTCCTGGGCACCGACGGTCCCTTTGACAATGTCATTAAAATCAAGCCGCCCATGGTGATCACCGAGGCGGATGCAGATATGTTTGTCCGTGTGTTTGACCGAATTCTAACTGGTATTCAAGGATAG
- a CDS encoding aldo/keto reductase, with protein MGLDFSTAVLGRTGLNVGRLGLAGSYGAPARAYEAAFDRGCNYFYSGSGRKRSQMKLAIRHLAEQGQRDKMVVAVQTYARMGLMTEFFFRQALKSMALEYADILMLGWHNRPPSEGLMDLALSMKEKGLVRFIGMSGHNRRLFSRLARDSRFDLFQIRYNPAHRGAETDCFPALEAACGDNPENGYDHPGRPGLVTYTATRWGHLLKDKYMPKGEPPLQASDCYRFSLSRPQVDVCLCGPKDEAQMAHALTALEKGRLSPEETKRIIRIGDHVHATAKGFFN; from the coding sequence ATGGGATTGGATTTTTCAACCGCCGTTCTGGGACGCACCGGCCTCAACGTGGGACGGCTGGGCCTTGCCGGCAGTTACGGTGCCCCGGCCCGGGCCTATGAGGCGGCATTTGACAGGGGATGCAATTACTTTTATTCCGGGTCGGGCCGGAAACGCTCCCAGATGAAACTGGCCATCCGCCATCTGGCGGAACAGGGACAGAGGGACAAAATGGTGGTGGCCGTCCAGACCTACGCCCGAATGGGCCTGATGACCGAATTTTTCTTCAGGCAGGCCTTAAAATCCATGGCCCTTGAATATGCGGACATCCTGATGCTGGGCTGGCACAACCGCCCGCCGTCGGAGGGGCTCATGGATCTGGCCCTGTCCATGAAGGAAAAGGGACTGGTCCGTTTCATCGGCATGTCCGGCCACAACCGGCGGCTTTTCAGCCGGCTGGCCAGGGACAGCCGGTTCGACCTTTTCCAGATCCGGTACAATCCGGCCCACCGGGGGGCGGAAACCGATTGTTTCCCCGCCCTTGAAGCTGCTTGTGGAGACAATCCTGAAAACGGGTATGACCATCCGGGCCGTCCGGGCCTGGTCACCTATACCGCCACCCGCTGGGGGCACCTGCTCAAAGACAAATACATGCCTAAAGGGGAGCCTCCGCTTCAGGCATCCGACTGCTACCGGTTTTCCCTGTCCCGGCCCCAGGTGGATGTCTGCCTCTGCGGCCCCAAAGACGAGGCCCAAATGGCCCATGCCCTCACCGCCCTGGAAAAGGGCCGTCTTTCCCCGGAAGAAACAAAACGCATCATCCGCATCGGCGATCATGTCCACGCCACTGCAAAAGGATTTTTCAACTGA
- a CDS encoding MBL fold metallo-hydrolase — MKLTVLVDNNTLIDRYFTAEPGLSLLIEDGETRILFDTGYSDLFIRNAQKMDKDLSCLDHVVISHSHLDHTWGLDPLCRFLAERAMEGRPPKRPELTAHPEIFASAGMAGFPEFGSLMSREKTARHMDLNLSRKPVRLTDRITFLGEIPRENDFEGKTAFGSKAKSGQPDLVMDDSGLVYESDRGLVIITGCAHAGICNTIVHAQRVCKQTRVADVIGGFHLLAPGRDQLRGTLDFFRALAPAAVHACHCTDLNAKIALAGVAEIKEVGVGLSLDF, encoded by the coding sequence ATGAAACTTACCGTTCTTGTGGACAACAATACACTCATTGACAGATATTTTACAGCGGAACCGGGGCTCTCCCTGCTCATTGAGGATGGGGAGACCCGAATCCTTTTTGATACGGGATACTCGGATCTCTTCATCCGGAACGCCCAAAAAATGGACAAGGATCTCTCCTGCCTGGACCATGTGGTGATCTCCCACAGCCACCTGGACCATACCTGGGGCCTGGATCCCCTGTGCCGGTTCCTGGCGGAGCGGGCCATGGAAGGCCGCCCCCCAAAGCGGCCGGAACTTACGGCCCATCCGGAAATCTTCGCCTCCGCCGGAATGGCGGGGTTCCCGGAGTTCGGTTCCCTGATGTCCCGGGAGAAAACCGCCCGCCATATGGACCTGAACCTGAGCCGGAAACCGGTACGACTCACGGACCGGATCACCTTTCTCGGGGAAATTCCCCGGGAAAACGATTTTGAAGGGAAAACCGCCTTCGGCAGTAAAGCAAAAAGCGGGCAGCCCGACCTGGTCATGGACGATTCTGGCCTGGTCTATGAATCGGATCGGGGCCTGGTCATTATCACCGGGTGCGCCCATGCCGGAATCTGCAACACCATTGTCCACGCCCAGCGGGTCTGCAAGCAAACCCGGGTGGCCGATGTCATTGGCGGCTTCCACCTTCTGGCCCCTGGCCGGGACCAGCTCAGGGGCACCCTGGACTTCTTCAGGGCCCTGGCGCCGGCAGCGGTCCATGCCTGTCACTGCACCGACCTCAACGCCAAAATCGCCCTCGCCGGAGTGGCGGAAATCAAGGAGGTGGGGGTCGGTCTCAGTCTGGACTTTTGA
- a CDS encoding GntR family transcriptional regulator, whose amino-acid sequence MPDLKSQPEYYRVKEYITGLLNGTVPAHGKLPSERELCEKFSVNRNTVRHAMRILEREGAIYSAGRRGWFAGGRRLVLHLSRNFVNFDRLVRSQNMHPEWEIIDQGKIPATGELSTLLQAPETTPLYFSNEVGLVDGRKVYYDENYFPAARCPGILPKLTDRPTTDVWREDYKVASIKEYMRIRPIVLHSHVSEHLGVSAGTPGLFIRSIRTDPDKEVIWLEYTFWRSDAIELRLEN is encoded by the coding sequence ATGCCGGACCTAAAAAGCCAACCCGAATATTACAGGGTAAAGGAATACATCACCGGCCTGTTGAACGGCACGGTGCCGGCCCACGGCAAACTGCCCTCGGAGCGGGAACTATGCGAAAAATTTTCTGTCAACCGGAACACGGTCCGCCACGCCATGCGGATCCTGGAACGGGAAGGCGCCATATACAGTGCCGGCCGCCGGGGCTGGTTTGCCGGCGGCCGGCGCCTGGTCCTTCATCTCTCCCGGAACTTTGTCAATTTCGACCGGCTGGTCCGCTCCCAGAACATGCACCCGGAGTGGGAGATCATCGACCAGGGCAAAATCCCCGCCACCGGGGAATTGTCCACCCTGCTCCAGGCGCCGGAAACCACCCCATTGTATTTCAGCAACGAGGTGGGACTGGTGGACGGCAGAAAAGTTTATTATGACGAAAACTATTTCCCGGCCGCCCGCTGCCCCGGTATTCTCCCCAAACTGACGGACCGTCCCACCACCGATGTATGGCGGGAAGATTACAAGGTGGCATCCATAAAAGAGTATATGCGTATCCGGCCCATTGTCCTCCACTCCCATGTCAGCGAACATCTCGGGGTCTCCGCAGGCACACCGGGCCTGTTCATCCGAAGTATCAGAACCGACCCTGACAAAGAGGTCATCTGGCTGGAATACACCTTTTGGCGCAGCGACGCCATTGAATTGAGACTGGAAAATTAA
- a CDS encoding ParB N-terminal domain-containing protein → MEASTQIVETGTLTTRDPFDTLFPIAGETLAAIRQDMESNGFDPVFPIVVWEEEAIVVDGHTRFTAARDLGLEQVPVVMKSFDNEDDALLYSFHIQRNRRNMSDEDILKCLALLDNIHGQGEDGEGEEAPKKTRKAVNEERAKELGISPAKVDKARKVLEHGDQEIREKVKSGEKSINKAFNEIQDQRRESGEIKGTPTDGLGGAAKYTQLLGRFLKELTRIKYDGWEDVSKEKVLADMQSVIELIES, encoded by the coding sequence ATGGAAGCAAGCACCCAGATAGTCGAAACAGGTACCTTAACCACCCGGGACCCCTTTGATACCCTTTTTCCCATTGCCGGTGAAACACTGGCCGCCATCCGCCAGGACATGGAATCCAACGGGTTTGACCCGGTTTTCCCCATTGTGGTCTGGGAGGAAGAGGCCATTGTAGTGGACGGCCATACCCGGTTTACGGCGGCACGGGACCTGGGGCTGGAACAGGTGCCCGTGGTCATGAAATCCTTTGACAACGAAGACGACGCCCTGCTTTACAGTTTTCATATCCAGCGGAACCGGCGGAATATGTCCGATGAGGATATCCTTAAATGCCTGGCCCTGCTGGACAATATTCACGGCCAGGGGGAGGACGGAGAGGGCGAGGAAGCCCCGAAAAAGACCCGCAAGGCCGTGAACGAGGAACGCGCGAAAGAACTGGGCATCAGCCCGGCCAAGGTGGATAAGGCCAGAAAAGTTCTGGAGCACGGCGACCAGGAAATCCGTGAAAAGGTCAAATCCGGTGAAAAGTCAATCAACAAGGCATTTAACGAGATTCAGGACCAGCGCAGGGAAAGCGGCGAGATCAAGGGCACGCCCACCGACGGTTTAGGCGGGGCTGCCAAATACACCCAGCTTTTGGGACGGTTTCTCAAGGAGTTGACCCGGATCAAGTATGATGGCTGGGAAGATGTATCAAAGGAAAAGGTCCTGGCGGATATGCAGTCCGTCATTGAACTGATTGAGAGCTGA
- a CDS encoding GNAT family N-acetyltransferase, with translation MTPHHPSPYAFFNRPAAGALYQALTPDPFYYTLERCSSKDPGAAREAMFRYMDYSMAEAREHGKLTLTEDGASGAAIWALPLPPASEKAIAARKKDFILTHLGPESLSAYTDIVAFMAEKTGDVVPEDAWYLSILGIVPGHQGQGLGTKLMAPVLQEADTQCLAVYAESFTPENFGFYRGLGFHTEKTVSEPVTGSSYTVLVRPPRA, from the coding sequence ATGACCCCACATCATCCGTCACCCTATGCTTTTTTCAACCGGCCTGCAGCCGGTGCCCTCTACCAGGCCCTGACACCGGACCCCTTCTACTACACCCTGGAACGGTGCAGTTCGAAAGATCCCGGAGCCGCCCGGGAAGCCATGTTCCGGTACATGGACTATTCCATGGCCGAAGCACGGGAACACGGCAAACTGACCCTGACAGAGGACGGCGCATCCGGTGCGGCCATCTGGGCCCTCCCCCTCCCGCCGGCCAGTGAAAAGGCAATCGCTGCCCGGAAAAAGGACTTCATTCTGACCCATCTCGGTCCGGAGAGCCTGTCCGCCTACACCGACATCGTGGCGTTCATGGCCGAAAAAACCGGCGATGTGGTCCCGGAGGATGCCTGGTATCTATCCATTTTGGGGATAGTGCCGGGACACCAGGGCCAGGGACTTGGAACAAAATTAATGGCACCCGTTCTCCAAGAGGCGGATACCCAATGCCTGGCCGTATATGCGGAGAGCTTCACCCCGGAAAATTTCGGATTTTACAGAGGATTGGGATTTCATACAGAAAAAACCGTTTCAGAACCGGTGACAGGATCTTCATACACCGTTCTGGTAAGGCCGCCCAGGGCCTGA
- a CDS encoding diguanylate cyclase, with amino-acid sequence MTIQMITNGLKAFDMRTLVFIYLMVVYIAAYVLAVTWFQTRKRFRGISGFVLYFSLIALGITLSLFRGALPDVLTVVAANGLMFAGHLSFLQGMARFLGVGLNIRPYLILGITFIALYSWFSLVDPEIRMRIIIFSGFVLPSLVHSVYLIFGKADADHRNYAFNAGATLTLFIPVYLLRIYYGVTGPAPDTYFTTPMPDSFFHLLGLGLTILLTLSLHLMINAKLIHQAERHALEQEELASRDGLTGLYNRRKMSTLLEKELYRFRRYGRPFSVILCDIDYFKRVNDTLGHDAGDRVLLSVAATLDRNIRSGDAAGRWGGEEFLLLLPETIEAKAVETAEKLRNQNLDRQPFEREGQSPVTISFGVAQCRPGLDLTRILKHADQALYHAKAGGRNRVESHSRILN; translated from the coding sequence ATGACGATACAGATGATCACAAACGGGCTAAAGGCATTTGACATGAGGACCCTGGTCTTCATCTATCTTATGGTAGTCTACATTGCAGCCTACGTACTGGCCGTCACCTGGTTCCAGACCCGGAAACGGTTCAGGGGGATCAGCGGATTTGTTTTGTATTTTTCCCTGATCGCCCTGGGCATCACCCTGAGCCTTTTCAGGGGAGCCCTGCCCGATGTCCTGACCGTGGTGGCGGCCAACGGCCTTATGTTTGCAGGGCACCTTAGCTTTCTGCAGGGCATGGCACGCTTCCTGGGAGTGGGCCTGAATATCCGGCCCTACCTTATCCTGGGGATTACATTCATTGCCCTGTACAGCTGGTTTTCCCTTGTCGACCCGGAGATCCGCATGCGGATCATCATCTTTTCCGGATTTGTCCTCCCCTCCCTTGTCCATTCGGTTTACCTGATTTTCGGTAAAGCCGATGCGGACCACCGAAACTATGCATTCAATGCAGGGGCCACCCTGACATTGTTTATTCCGGTCTACCTGTTGCGGATCTATTACGGCGTCACCGGCCCCGCCCCTGACACTTATTTTACCACCCCCATGCCGGACAGTTTTTTCCACCTGCTGGGCCTGGGGCTGACCATTCTTCTCACCCTGTCCCTGCACCTGATGATCAACGCCAAACTGATCCACCAGGCCGAGCGCCATGCCCTGGAACAGGAAGAACTGGCATCCCGTGACGGGCTCACGGGACTGTACAACAGAAGAAAAATGTCGACGCTCCTGGAAAAGGAATTGTACCGGTTCCGGCGGTACGGCCGTCCCTTTTCCGTCATTCTCTGCGATATTGATTATTTTAAACGGGTAAACGACACCCTGGGCCACGATGCCGGGGACCGGGTACTGCTTTCGGTGGCCGCCACCCTGGACCGCAATATCAGGTCCGGAGATGCCGCCGGGCGGTGGGGCGGAGAGGAATTTCTGCTCCTACTGCCCGAGACAATCGAAGCCAAAGCGGTGGAGACCGCTGAAAAACTCAGAAACCAGAATTTGGACCGCCAGCCCTTCGAAAGGGAGGGCCAAAGCCCTGTAACCATCAGTTTCGGCGTTGCCCAATGCCGTCCGGGCCTGGACCTGACCCGCATCCTGAAACATGCGGACCAGGCGCTCTACCATGCCAAGGCCGGGGGCAGAAACCGGGTTGAATCCCACAGCCGCATTTTAAATTAA
- a CDS encoding transporter substrate-binding domain-containing protein: protein MGTLKKFVLCLALLTMSGVHASAGEIVIAYIERPPFYYTENSSVKGILSDLTNEIFKTAGIPHSWQSLPPNRILSMFQYTDCAVCSPGWFFKADRLSFANFTLAIYQNTPLSVLVLKQAKSRFDKYESLTALFSDRSMTMGTVATYRYSGYIDQQIIRYHPRQIKVSSSAAQLIAMILKKRIDYIIIAPMEAESLINEAGLKQSLFDLLAFPDIPPGNKRYLMCNKSVDKATIDALNTAIRQLVKPEIWGE, encoded by the coding sequence ATGGGAACACTCAAAAAATTCGTGTTATGCCTGGCCCTCTTAACCATGTCCGGCGTCCATGCGTCCGCCGGCGAAATTGTGATTGCATACATCGAACGCCCGCCGTTTTATTATACCGAGAATTCAAGCGTAAAAGGCATATTGTCGGATCTGACAAACGAGATATTTAAAACCGCCGGAATACCGCATTCATGGCAGTCATTGCCGCCAAACCGTATTCTTTCTATGTTTCAATACACGGATTGTGCGGTATGCTCACCCGGTTGGTTTTTCAAAGCGGACCGGCTGTCATTTGCAAATTTTACCCTGGCCATTTATCAAAACACCCCCCTTTCAGTCCTCGTTCTCAAGCAAGCAAAAAGCAGGTTTGATAAATACGAGTCGCTTACCGCCTTATTCTCAGATCGATCAATGACCATGGGGACGGTCGCCACATACCGGTATAGCGGGTATATAGACCAGCAGATCATCAGGTATCATCCAAGGCAGATAAAAGTATCTTCTTCCGCCGCTCAATTGATAGCGATGATTTTGAAAAAACGTATTGATTATATCATCATCGCACCGATGGAGGCGGAATCCCTGATTAATGAAGCGGGGCTAAAGCAGTCCCTCTTTGATTTGCTTGCGTTCCCTGATATCCCCCCAGGCAATAAGCGGTATCTCATGTGCAATAAGTCTGTGGATAAAGCCACGATTGATGCCCTCAACACAGCGATCAGGCAGTTGGTTAAACCGGAAATCTGGGGTGAATGA